A part of Desulfobacter sp. genomic DNA contains:
- a CDS encoding 4'-phosphopantetheinyl transferase superfamily protein: MAEPLENSVQIRIRQIPELIRDLSAAFIPEAYQAMRPLQFDKAAFTCAFLTPEELARLNEFKALKKQVEWFCGRYSAKSLAKEILMPEQAENQITIAYMEEGAPYLTEFPRHCLSLSHSGIYTAAALAEIPDMPMGIDLEKMGPRPGSAFMKTAFTQKEIRQMGNSSHALFTAWTLKEAYLKYIRKGFNESLHQVEVLGGRIFHGGRAQDLDCRTWELDGGYLLSGAFRPGTAIHFSKAIV, encoded by the coding sequence GTGGCAGAGCCCCTGGAAAACAGCGTTCAAATACGCATCAGACAGATCCCGGAACTTATCCGGGATCTGTCTGCCGCTTTTATACCCGAGGCGTATCAGGCAATGCGGCCCCTGCAGTTTGACAAAGCCGCATTTACCTGCGCCTTTCTCACCCCGGAAGAACTGGCAAGGCTCAACGAATTCAAAGCATTAAAAAAACAGGTGGAATGGTTTTGCGGCCGATATTCGGCCAAATCCCTGGCAAAAGAGATTCTCATGCCGGAACAGGCTGAAAATCAGATAACCATCGCCTATATGGAAGAAGGGGCCCCCTATCTGACCGAGTTTCCCCGCCACTGCCTCTCCCTGTCCCACAGCGGCATCTACACCGCCGCAGCACTGGCAGAGATCCCGGACATGCCCATGGGAATTGACCTGGAAAAAATGGGGCCCCGGCCTGGAAGCGCCTTTATGAAAACCGCCTTTACCCAGAAAGAAATCCGGCAAATGGGCAACTCATCCCATGCTCTGTTTACCGCCTGGACCCTGAAAGAGGCCTATTTAAAATATATCCGCAAAGGATTCAACGAAAGCCTGCATCAGGTGGAAGTCCTTGGCGGCAGAATCTTTCACGGCGGAAGGGCGCAGGATCTGGACTGCCGTACCTGGGAGCTGGACGGGGGATATCTTTTAAGCGGGGCCTTCCGCCCCGGCACAGCAATCCATTTTTCAAAGGCAATTGTTTAG
- a CDS encoding ADP-ribosylglycohydrolase family protein, translating to MTDHAHDMVKASLAADSLALGVHWIYDTDQIKSGHGRVDRLLAPAPGSYHSTKTRGEFTHYGDQTLTLLESVARNGGFALDRFFSDWQVLFSDYTGYMDMATKGTLRNIARDKGPESCGSASNDIAGASRMAPIVLGHRGDAHALDKAVRDQTRMTHNDEATIDTAAFFARVCLAGLEGISPSETIRHLAENDFSGSPAGMWAIQGLDAADKESIAAVAGFGQSCHTPEAFGGVVQIIARYERQPGEGIVQAVMAGGDNAARASLVGQVLAAYNGADDAVNNWFDGLVKKELVLELLNKIA from the coding sequence ATGACAGATCATGCCCATGATATGGTAAAGGCTTCCCTGGCAGCCGATTCACTGGCGCTGGGGGTTCACTGGATATATGATACAGATCAGATCAAATCCGGCCATGGCCGGGTGGACCGGTTGCTGGCACCTGCCCCCGGATCCTATCATTCCACCAAAACCAGGGGGGAGTTCACCCATTACGGTGACCAGACGCTTACCCTGCTTGAATCCGTTGCCCGGAACGGCGGGTTCGCCCTTGATCGGTTTTTCAGCGACTGGCAGGTCCTTTTCTCGGATTATACCGGGTATATGGACATGGCCACCAAGGGCACCCTCAGAAATATCGCCAGGGATAAGGGACCTGAATCCTGCGGTTCGGCGTCCAACGATATTGCCGGTGCCTCAAGGATGGCCCCGATTGTCCTGGGGCACCGGGGCGATGCCCATGCCCTGGACAAAGCGGTGCGGGATCAGACCCGGATGACCCATAATGACGAGGCCACCATTGATACGGCGGCCTTTTTTGCCAGGGTCTGCCTGGCCGGGCTGGAAGGAATCTCTCCCTCCGAAACCATTCGGCATCTGGCGGAAAATGATTTTTCAGGGTCACCCGCAGGGATGTGGGCCATCCAGGGCCTGGATGCTGCGGACAAGGAGAGTATTGCTGCCGTTGCAGGCTTCGGCCAGTCCTGCCATACCCCAGAGGCCTTTGGCGGGGTGGTCCAGATCATTGCCCGGTACGAGCGGCAACCGGGGGAAGGCATTGTTCAGGCGGTGATGGCCGGGGGGGACAATGCGGCACGGGCAAGCTTGGTCGGACAGGTTCTGGCCGCATACAATGGGGCCGATGATGCCGTCAATAACTGGTTCGACGGTCTGGTGAAAAAGGAGCTGGTTCTGGAACTGCTCAATAAAATTGCCTGA
- a CDS encoding response regulator transcription factor gives MEATEKKRILVIEDEVHIAEGIQLNLSLQGYEVAVAPDGIEGLEKWRSWHPDLIVLDVMLPMIDGFSILKTIRREDEKIPVLILSARGDTKDKVKGLQYGVDDYLSKPFDLDEFLLRVARLLKKKEWYEPPKTPPKKGEHVMFEGASYSFGKNHIDFITFTADCAAGEIILTEQEATLLKIFIAHKGRPLSREMLLNAGWGYARDTSTRTVDNFIVRFRKYFEDKPKKPVYFKSRRSVGYIFDHD, from the coding sequence ATGGAAGCGACTGAAAAAAAGCGTATTCTGGTCATAGAAGATGAAGTCCACATTGCCGAAGGCATACAATTAAACCTCTCCCTCCAGGGCTATGAGGTGGCGGTGGCCCCCGACGGCATTGAAGGGCTGGAAAAATGGCGGTCCTGGCATCCGGACCTTATTGTTCTGGATGTGATGCTGCCCATGATTGACGGATTCTCCATTTTAAAAACCATTCGCCGGGAAGACGAAAAGATTCCTGTCCTCATTCTTTCGGCCAGGGGGGACACCAAGGATAAGGTTAAAGGCCTGCAGTACGGGGTGGATGATTACCTGTCCAAGCCCTTTGACCTGGACGAGTTTTTGCTCAGGGTGGCCCGGCTTCTCAAGAAAAAGGAGTGGTACGAACCCCCAAAGACGCCGCCGAAAAAGGGGGAACATGTCATGTTTGAGGGGGCATCCTATTCATTCGGAAAAAATCATATTGATTTTATTACATTTACAGCCGATTGTGCTGCCGGAGAAATCATCCTTACGGAACAGGAAGCCACCCTCCTGAAGATTTTTATCGCCCACAAGGGCCGCCCCCTCTCCCGGGAAATGCTCCTCAATGCCGGGTGGGGGTATGCCAGGGACACCTCCACCCGTACCGTTGATAATTTTATTGTCCGGTTCAGGAAATATTTTGAGGACAAGCCCAAGAAACCGGTTTATTTCAAAAGCCGGCGGTCGGTGGGGTATATCTTCGACCACGATTAA
- a CDS encoding HAMP domain-containing histidine kinase, whose product MQILNPSRWYLHPVFIFACSIIALATFLVLTVGLYMEIRSALEVIILKFSIDPQSIFPSKTGMTILVLSMLIAVVMAGILLAFIYYQKTVNLFRLQHNFIYNFTHELKTPVTSLRLYLETFIRHPMEPEDVKKYSTSMLKDIDRLTENINRILNLARIESQNFGSEVTRDSMVSLVEAFCEKNASIFRDLEIRIENPSDARFEYPVNLFLFEILLMNIISNAIKYNESSRPRLTIVFRSFLQKITIEFIDNGIGVDRQEAKKIFRKFYQAGRRSAGGTTGSGLGLYLVSSIAMIHGWRASVSSAGKGQGSKFTITIPRASIASVREKKLWKRLKKSVFWS is encoded by the coding sequence ATGCAGATTCTGAATCCTTCCAGGTGGTATCTCCACCCGGTATTTATTTTTGCCTGTTCGATCATCGCCCTGGCCACCTTTCTGGTGCTCACCGTGGGCCTGTACATGGAGATCCGGTCGGCACTTGAGGTTATCATACTGAAATTCAGCATTGACCCCCAGTCCATTTTTCCCTCCAAAACAGGGATGACGATCCTGGTCCTGAGCATGCTTATTGCCGTGGTCATGGCGGGAATCCTTCTGGCTTTTATTTACTACCAGAAAACCGTCAACCTTTTCCGGCTCCAGCATAATTTTATCTATAATTTCACCCATGAGCTGAAAACACCGGTCACCTCTTTGAGGCTCTACCTTGAGACCTTTATCCGGCATCCCATGGAGCCCGAAGATGTCAAAAAATACAGTACCAGTATGCTCAAGGACATTGACCGGCTGACAGAGAATATCAACCGGATCCTCAACCTGGCCCGGATTGAGAGCCAGAATTTCGGTTCCGAAGTGACCCGGGACAGCATGGTTTCCCTGGTGGAGGCCTTTTGCGAAAAAAATGCCTCTATATTCAGGGACCTGGAGATCCGGATAGAAAACCCAAGCGACGCCCGGTTCGAGTATCCCGTGAATCTTTTTCTGTTTGAAATTCTGCTCATGAACATTATCTCCAACGCCATCAAGTACAATGAGAGCAGCCGTCCCCGTCTGACCATTGTATTCAGGAGTTTTCTGCAGAAGATCACCATTGAATTTATTGACAACGGCATCGGGGTGGACCGGCAGGAAGCCAAAAAGATTTTTCGCAAATTCTACCAGGCCGGCCGCAGGAGCGCCGGGGGCACCACCGGGTCTGGCCTGGGGCTTTACCTGGTTTCCAGCATTGCCATGATCCACGGCTGGCGGGCCTCTGTGTCCAGTGCGGGCAAAGGACAGGGCTCCAAATTTACCATTACCATTCCACGGGCGAGCATCGCCAGTGTCAGAGAAAAGAAACTATGGAAGCGACTGAAAAAAAGCGTATTCTGGTCATAG
- a CDS encoding XTP/dITP diphosphatase: protein MKQTIVLATTNKGKTREMQNIFKDLPVEIKNLSDFGPIPEVIEDGETFDDNAYKKAAFTSRILGYPALADDSGLCVDALDGAPGVYSARYAGENATDADNVAKLLDAMENQENRKAAFECVISIAVPTGAALTYEGRCEGILTREPAGDNGFGYDPLFFFPEYNKTFAQLGMDEKAKVSHRGKALKEVTREMDKILEWIDINMPRFKTVPCSDSGE from the coding sequence GTGAAGCAGACCATTGTGCTGGCCACAACCAACAAAGGCAAAACCAGGGAAATGCAGAATATTTTCAAAGACCTTCCCGTTGAAATAAAAAACCTATCGGATTTCGGCCCCATCCCGGAAGTCATTGAAGACGGGGAAACCTTTGACGACAATGCCTACAAAAAAGCAGCATTCACCTCTCGGATTTTGGGCTATCCGGCACTGGCAGACGACTCAGGACTCTGTGTGGATGCCCTGGACGGGGCCCCGGGCGTCTACTCCGCCCGGTACGCCGGTGAAAATGCCACCGATGCAGACAATGTTGCCAAACTCCTTGATGCCATGGAAAACCAGGAAAACCGCAAGGCTGCTTTTGAATGCGTTATTTCCATTGCCGTGCCCACAGGAGCCGCCCTCACCTATGAAGGACGGTGCGAGGGGATATTGACCCGGGAGCCGGCCGGTGACAACGGGTTCGGATACGACCCTCTTTTCTTTTTTCCGGAATACAACAAAACCTTTGCACAGCTGGGCATGGATGAAAAGGCCAAGGTCAGCCACCGGGGCAAGGCCCTCAAGGAAGTGACCCGGGAGATGGACAAAATTCTCGAATGGATCGACATCAATATGCCCCGGTTTAAAACAGTGCCCTGCAGTGATTCCGGCGAATAA
- a CDS encoding radical SAM protein, translating into MKVLFVNPACLDKRVTDDDAQQVPIGLYYLAAALLDQGMFATILNLAADHADPLALFRSALDQVKPDIIGFSVTNPSRINAGACARAARKALPNALIVFGGPAPTFMADHLFAACPELDLIVRGEGETSFTALARTAEAGAELDERLDAIPGLIYRSKNGELKDTGPAEPIGDLDRLPHPSKYFTYKHLAMSRGCPGRCTFCGSPKFWGTSEVRRHSPQWFFEEIQALAAKGVTHFFISDDTFTMDREAVAELCSKMIEARLPITWNAISRVDYIDERILPLMRRAGCIQISFGVESGADKIKKILGKPVDNAACARAFDRVKSYGILPRAYFIYGSPGETDATIEESISLMERLAPLSTVFYMLVTFPGTRLYARARDKGWIDEQVWFREIEDLPWCELDPQMDFPQAKAWGDRLRQAFFTNIEEFAEKIELKADPALSPFHADFLSRLALTFSHGEYAQDPRIPHPDKIAAHLFERALEYHPDARAYLGLAMILQKSRQFPAAVARLEKGLTHFPGHKDLCVCMGVSLMNLGEFHRALSCFTPFDSDPGLVHYIDICKKQINS; encoded by the coding sequence GTGAAGGTACTATTTGTCAATCCGGCCTGCCTGGACAAGCGGGTCACCGACGATGATGCCCAGCAGGTGCCCATCGGCCTATACTACCTGGCCGCCGCCCTTCTGGACCAGGGGATGTTTGCCACCATTCTGAACCTGGCAGCAGACCATGCCGATCCACTGGCCCTGTTCCGGTCCGCCCTTGACCAGGTCAAACCGGATATCATTGGATTTTCCGTGACCAACCCCAGCCGGATCAATGCCGGGGCCTGTGCCAGGGCCGCCAGAAAAGCCCTGCCCAATGCACTTATAGTCTTTGGCGGCCCTGCCCCCACCTTTATGGCAGACCACCTGTTTGCCGCCTGCCCGGAACTGGACCTTATTGTCCGGGGCGAGGGGGAAACCAGCTTTACGGCACTGGCCCGGACAGCCGAAGCCGGAGCTGAACTGGACGAACGGCTTGACGCCATCCCGGGACTTATATACCGGAGTAAAAACGGGGAGCTGAAGGATACCGGCCCGGCCGAGCCCATTGGGGATCTGGACCGCCTGCCCCACCCGTCAAAATACTTCACATACAAACACCTTGCCATGTCCCGGGGCTGCCCGGGCAGATGCACCTTCTGCGGCTCTCCGAAATTCTGGGGCACCTCGGAGGTCCGCCGCCATTCCCCCCAATGGTTTTTTGAAGAGATCCAGGCCCTGGCCGCCAAAGGGGTCACCCATTTTTTCATCTCCGACGATACCTTTACCATGGACCGGGAGGCAGTGGCCGAACTCTGCTCAAAAATGATTGAGGCACGCCTGCCCATCACCTGGAACGCCATTTCCCGGGTGGACTATATCGATGAAAGGATCCTCCCGCTCATGCGCAGGGCCGGCTGCATCCAGATCAGTTTCGGGGTGGAATCCGGGGCGGATAAAATTAAAAAAATTCTGGGCAAGCCCGTGGACAATGCCGCCTGCGCCCGGGCCTTTGACCGGGTCAAATCCTACGGCATTCTGCCCCGGGCCTATTTTATCTACGGATCTCCAGGAGAAACAGACGCCACCATTGAAGAGAGCATCAGTCTCATGGAACGGCTGGCGCCCCTGAGTACGGTGTTTTACATGCTGGTGACCTTCCCCGGTACCCGCCTGTATGCCCGGGCCAGGGACAAGGGGTGGATCGATGAGCAGGTCTGGTTCCGTGAAATTGAAGACCTGCCCTGGTGCGAACTGGATCCCCAGATGGATTTCCCACAGGCCAAAGCCTGGGGGGACCGGCTGCGCCAGGCCTTTTTCACCAATATTGAAGAATTTGCAGAAAAAATTGAGCTGAAAGCGGACCCGGCACTTTCTCCCTTCCATGCCGATTTTCTCTCCCGGCTGGCCCTGACATTTTCCCACGGTGAATATGCCCAGGACCCGAGGATTCCCCATCCTGATAAAATTGCGGCACACCTGTTTGAACGGGCCCTGGAATACCACCCTGACGCCCGTGCCTATCTGGGTCTTGCCATGATTCTGCAGAAATCACGGCAGTTCCCAGCGGCTGTTGCCAGGCTGGAAAAGGGGCTGACACACTTTCCCGGACACAAGGACCTTTGCGTCTGCATGGGGGTGAGCCTCATGAACCTGGGCGAATTTCACCGGGCCCTTTCCTGCTTCACCCCCTTTGACAGCGACCCGGGACTGGTGCATTATATAGATATCTGCAAGAAACAAATCAATTCATAA
- a CDS encoding DUF3786 domain-containing protein, whose protein sequence is MPEFKNAMEVFSLLDKSNCRKCDEPTCLAFASKVFLGQKNLDRCPALAREVIARYQGHSHEGPPGEREREEAMAAFRARLAGCDLEAAAQRTGGKFKGGWLTLRIFGKLFSINNAGRFRTDLHVNPWMVMPVMNYVLDARGAKPSGDWVPFRELAGGMEKNNLFARRGEGPLKNIADTYPALFEDLVDMFSGEPMDRAYESDISLVLYPLPLLPMLVCYWKPEEGMASNLTLFFDRSADQNGGSAMIFNLATGMVRMFEKFAATHGVKEG, encoded by the coding sequence ATGCCGGAATTCAAAAATGCCATGGAAGTGTTTTCGCTTCTTGATAAATCCAACTGCAGAAAATGTGATGAGCCCACCTGCCTGGCCTTTGCCTCAAAGGTGTTTTTAGGACAGAAGAATTTGGATCGGTGCCCGGCCCTTGCCAGGGAGGTGATAGCCCGTTACCAGGGACATTCCCACGAGGGCCCGCCCGGGGAAAGAGAGCGTGAGGAAGCCATGGCGGCTTTCAGGGCCCGTTTGGCCGGATGCGACCTGGAAGCGGCGGCCCAAAGGACCGGTGGAAAATTTAAGGGGGGATGGCTGACCCTGAGGATTTTCGGGAAGCTGTTTTCCATTAATAACGCGGGCCGGTTCCGTACGGATCTCCATGTCAATCCCTGGATGGTGATGCCGGTGATGAATTATGTGCTTGATGCCCGGGGTGCCAAGCCCTCTGGCGACTGGGTGCCTTTTCGGGAGCTGGCCGGGGGCATGGAAAAGAATAATCTTTTTGCCCGGCGGGGGGAAGGGCCGCTAAAGAATATTGCCGATACCTATCCGGCATTGTTTGAGGATCTGGTGGATATGTTTTCGGGCGAACCCATGGACAGGGCCTATGAATCGGATATCTCCCTGGTGCTCTATCCCCTGCCGCTGCTGCCCATGCTGGTTTGTTACTGGAAGCCGGAGGAGGGCATGGCCTCCAACCTGACCCTGTTTTTTGACCGCAGTGCCGATCAAAACGGCGGCAGCGCCATGATATTCAACCTGGCCACGGGCATGGTGCGGATGTTCGAAAAGTTTGCCGCCACCCATGGGGTAAAGGAGGGGTGA
- a CDS encoding response regulator: MDTIKSFIASYTAPKGLTPEDGITYWQERILRTLLLAASGLGALTWAPSVYLSIKEELWMVAGADTLVLGYVLFLTLNPGLSYRARAAGMSIITYILGLILIFTLGPYGGGPLWIFLFPILTAVLLGPRASSWTLALNGATVVFIGFLIHQNRPEIMVRFGFKAWHLVQENPDMKWVVICANFMLLNILATVSVNMVLNGLQKSLLTLSVSRKKYRRIFDNILDVYFETSLDGTILEISPSIEQVCGYSRDELLGTPIHRLYHRPEKRQLFVEHIVRETHTPEYEIRLRDKTGKAAVCSANARLIRDNLGEPQKIIGILRDISEQKEIAKRKKELEERLNRSQKMEALGLLAGGVAHDLNNVLSGIVTYPDLLLMDIDENSPMGRGLQTIQASGLRATEIVQDLLTLSRRGVVSREVVDLNTIVREFLRTPEYEKILSFHPNVTVTTDLSAGISRLRGSDIHLQKTVMNLISNAAEAQPHGGIIRITTVNRRLDRPLKGYGRVMEGDVLILSVEDRGEGIAQEDLKRIFEPFFTKKVMGRSGTGLGMAVVWGTVQDHDGYIDVTSSPGRGTRFDLYFPVTRDLPETASGAVPFERLAGQGERILIVDDDAHQRQIASGLLERLNYTVFTAENGETAVSLLKDREADLVLLDMIMDPGIDGLETYRRIKAFRPDQKAIIASGFSRTRQVKEAMALGAGQYLKKPYTLEEIGLAVQRELRRN; this comes from the coding sequence ATGGACACAATTAAATCATTTATCGCATCCTACACCGCCCCCAAAGGCCTTACCCCCGAAGACGGCATCACCTATTGGCAGGAACGGATACTGCGGACCCTGCTCCTGGCGGCCTCGGGCCTGGGGGCGCTGACCTGGGCCCCCAGCGTCTACCTCTCCATCAAAGAAGAACTGTGGATGGTGGCAGGGGCCGACACCCTGGTGCTGGGATATGTACTGTTTCTGACCCTGAATCCCGGCCTCTCTTACAGGGCCAGGGCCGCCGGCATGTCAATTATCACCTATATTCTCGGGCTGATCCTCATATTTACCCTGGGCCCTTACGGGGGCGGCCCCTTGTGGATTTTTCTCTTTCCCATTCTCACTGCGGTCCTGCTGGGCCCCAGGGCCTCATCGTGGACCCTGGCCCTCAACGGGGCAACCGTTGTGTTCATCGGCTTTCTGATTCACCAGAACCGTCCGGAAATCATGGTCCGGTTCGGGTTTAAGGCCTGGCACCTGGTCCAGGAAAACCCTGATATGAAATGGGTGGTGATCTGCGCGAATTTCATGCTGCTCAACATACTGGCCACGGTCTCGGTGAACATGGTACTTAACGGACTACAGAAATCATTGTTAACCCTGTCGGTTTCCCGGAAAAAATACCGCAGGATTTTCGACAATATCCTCGACGTCTATTTTGAAACCAGCCTGGACGGCACGATTCTGGAAATTTCCCCCTCCATTGAACAGGTATGCGGATACTCCCGGGACGAACTGCTGGGCACCCCGATTCACCGGCTGTACCACAGGCCCGAGAAACGGCAATTATTTGTGGAGCACATTGTCCGGGAAACCCATACCCCGGAATACGAAATCAGGCTGAGGGACAAAACAGGGAAAGCGGCCGTCTGCTCCGCCAATGCGCGCCTGATCAGGGATAATCTTGGAGAACCCCAGAAAATCATCGGTATTCTCAGGGATATTTCAGAACAAAAAGAAATTGCCAAGCGGAAAAAAGAACTGGAGGAACGGTTAAACCGGTCCCAGAAAATGGAAGCCTTGGGGCTTCTTGCAGGCGGCGTAGCCCATGACCTGAACAATGTCCTCTCCGGCATTGTCACCTATCCGGACCTCCTGCTCATGGATATTGACGAAAACAGCCCCATGGGCAGAGGACTGCAAACCATTCAGGCCTCTGGTTTGCGGGCCACTGAAATCGTCCAGGACCTTCTGACCCTCTCCCGGCGGGGGGTGGTCAGCCGGGAAGTGGTGGATCTCAACACGATTGTCCGTGAATTTCTGCGCACCCCGGAATACGAAAAAATCCTGTCCTTTCACCCCAATGTGACCGTGACCACGGACCTTTCGGCAGGTATCTCCCGGCTCAGAGGCTCGGATATCCATCTGCAGAAAACTGTGATGAACCTTATATCCAATGCCGCCGAGGCCCAGCCCCACGGCGGCATCATCAGAATCACCACCGTAAACCGCCGCCTGGACAGGCCTCTAAAAGGCTATGGCCGGGTAATGGAGGGGGATGTCCTGATACTCTCCGTGGAAGACCGGGGTGAAGGAATCGCCCAGGAAGACCTCAAGCGGATATTTGAACCCTTCTTCACCAAAAAAGTCATGGGGCGCAGCGGCACTGGGCTGGGTATGGCCGTGGTATGGGGAACGGTCCAGGACCACGACGGTTATATCGATGTCACCTCATCCCCGGGCCGGGGCACCCGGTTCGACCTTTATTTCCCCGTTACCCGGGACCTGCCGGAGACGGCTTCGGGAGCTGTGCCTTTTGAGCGCCTTGCGGGACAGGGAGAACGGATACTCATTGTGGATGACGATGCCCACCAGCGCCAGATCGCATCCGGATTATTGGAACGGCTCAACTACACCGTATTTACTGCGGAAAATGGCGAAACCGCCGTCTCCCTTCTGAAAGACAGGGAGGCGGACCTGGTGCTTCTGGATATGATCATGGATCCGGGCATTGACGGCCTGGAGACCTACCGCCGGATCAAGGCATTCCGCCCGGACCAGAAGGCGATTATCGCCAGCGGCTTTTCCAGGACCCGCCAGGTAAAAGAAGCCATGGCCCTGGGCGCCGGCCAGTACCTGAAAAAACCTTACACCCTTGAAGAGATCGGCCTGGCCGTTCAAAGGGAATTGAGACGGAACTGA
- a CDS encoding acyltransferase domain-containing protein: MARSGYRHIFLFTGQGAQYPGMAAGIYRTEPVFRQWMDFLAAAAGERMPLSMTGFLFGGGVPENSRFDNILISHPVLFSVQFALAKTLIHYGIEPDCLLGTSLGEFVALALAEVAPPEDMLAMLLEQAAILETVCPAGAMTGISDRPERYQDDPVIRENVWLAGISAPRHFLVSGKRAGMARVIRRLEDTGTGYQELPVRFPFHSPGVEPALDRWMEESLPAAKIRLAVPETPVISCCTGRLVKAVSPSYLTDIGRRPVIFPEALKTLNHQLGGAPGQEKRPVKIFDLGPGAWTSGFVRQNKILARPMNVYRVMTLLGDEIKHMDKIKREVL, translated from the coding sequence ATGGCCAGGAGCGGATACAGACATATCTTTTTATTTACGGGACAGGGGGCGCAGTACCCCGGCATGGCCGCCGGGATCTACCGCACCGAACCTGTGTTCAGACAATGGATGGACTTTCTGGCCGCAGCAGCAGGGGAAAGAATGCCCCTGTCCATGACCGGTTTCCTTTTCGGCGGGGGCGTCCCGGAGAATTCCCGGTTTGACAATATCCTCATTTCACACCCCGTTCTGTTCTCGGTTCAGTTTGCCCTGGCCAAAACCCTGATTCATTATGGAATTGAGCCGGACTGCCTTCTGGGCACAAGCCTGGGGGAGTTTGTGGCCCTGGCCCTTGCAGAAGTGGCACCGCCCGAGGATATGCTGGCCATGCTTCTGGAACAGGCCGCCATCCTTGAAACCGTTTGCCCGGCCGGGGCCATGACCGGGATTTCTGACCGGCCGGAACGCTACCAAGATGACCCGGTCATCCGGGAAAACGTCTGGCTGGCCGGCATCAGTGCCCCCCGGCATTTCCTGGTCTCCGGGAAACGGGCGGGCATGGCCCGTGTGATCCGCCGTCTGGAGGACACCGGCACCGGTTACCAGGAACTGCCGGTTCGGTTCCCCTTTCATTCCCCCGGGGTTGAACCGGCCCTGGACCGGTGGATGGAAGAAAGTCTGCCGGCTGCAAAAATCCGCCTGGCAGTCCCCGAAACCCCTGTGATTTCCTGTTGCACCGGCCGCCTTGTCAAGGCGGTTTCTCCTTCTTATCTGACGGATATCGGGCGCCGCCCTGTTATTTTTCCGGAAGCCCTGAAAACCCTTAACCATCAGCTTGGAGGGGCGCCCGGGCAGGAAAAACGACCTGTAAAAATATTTGATCTGGGACCCGGGGCATGGACCTCGGGGTTTGTCCGGCAGAATAAAATCCTGGCCCGGCCCATGAACGTCTACCGGGTGATGACCCTGCTCGGGGATGAGATCAAACATATGGATAAAATCAAAAGGGAGGTGCTTTAA
- a CDS encoding nitroreductase family protein gives MDDFKSLVKANRSCRRFDNSVKLTTQTLEELVDLARMTPSAANKQPLKYMICSDPAKNDDIFSCLTWAAYLKDWKGPQKAEQPTGYIVIMGDTTIADKFWCDHGIVAQTMLLGARARGLGGCIFGAINIKRLKELLNIGDHLEVKLVIALGKPVEEVRIEDLGEDGDIRYWRDENQVHHVPKRKLEDLIVGSW, from the coding sequence ATGGATGATTTCAAATCATTGGTAAAAGCCAACCGCTCCTGCCGCCGGTTTGACAACAGCGTAAAACTGACGACCCAAACCCTGGAGGAATTGGTAGACCTGGCCAGGATGACACCCTCGGCCGCCAACAAGCAGCCCCTGAAATACATGATTTGCTCAGATCCGGCCAAAAACGACGATATTTTCTCATGCCTGACCTGGGCCGCCTACCTCAAAGACTGGAAGGGACCCCAAAAGGCCGAACAGCCCACCGGCTACATCGTAATCATGGGCGACACCACCATTGCGGACAAATTCTGGTGCGACCACGGTATTGTCGCCCAGACCATGCTTTTGGGCGCCCGGGCCAGGGGGCTTGGCGGCTGCATCTTCGGTGCCATCAACATTAAAAGGCTCAAAGAGCTGCTGAATATCGGCGACCACCTGGAAGTTAAACTGGTCATTGCCCTGGGCAAACCCGTTGAAGAGGTCCGGATCGAAGACCTTGGCGAAGACGGAGACATCAGATACTGGCGGGACGAAAACCAGGTCCACCATGTGCCCAAACGAAAACTTGAAGACCTGATTGTGGGATCCTGGTAA